The following are from one region of the Quercus robur chromosome 1, dhQueRobu3.1, whole genome shotgun sequence genome:
- the LOC126712789 gene encoding uncharacterized protein LOC126712789: MDMQFTFVHAGWEGSANDTRVFEEANSERKHGFPWPPTGSHYLIDSGLPIGTSFLPPHKSTRYHAQEFRSTGRRITSKKELYNYRHLSLQMVIERSFEVIKAHFPILNLMPNFKPIRQGYVIVVCCALHNFKHMNNRSDELFKTIGESDRESSATNSEGSDDGKGSGDARASTSSATQRHVLEMSSASKRVMGQFRDNITDTMWDDYVARGNVR; the protein is encoded by the exons ATGGACATGCAATTCACATTTGTCCATGCTGGGTGGGAAGGCAGTGCGAATGACACAAGGGTTTTCGAGGAAGCGAATAGTGAAAGGAAGCATGGATTCCCATGGCCACCAACAG ggtCGCACTACTTGATAGATTCGGGTCTACCAATTGGCACTAGTTTTCTCCCCCCTCACAAGTCAACTAGGTACCATGCACAAGAATTTCGCTCGACCGGTAGACGGATAACATCAAAGAAAGAGTTATACAACTACAGGCACTTATCCTTGCAGATGGTTATTGAGCGGTCTTTTGAAGTGATAAAGGCCCATTTCCCCATTCTGAATTTAATGCCAAACTTCAAGCCAATTAGGCAAGGTTACGTGATTGTTGTGTGCTGTGCTCTACACAATTTCAAACACATGAACAATCGGAGTGATGAATTGTTCAAAACAATAGGGGAGAGTGATCGCGAAAGTAGTGCAACCAATAGCGAAGGTAGTGACGATGGCAAAGGCAGTGGCGATGCTAGAGCATCAACAAGCTCAGCGACCCAAAGGCATGTACTAGAAATGTCAAGTGCATCGAAGAGAGTGATGGGCCAATTTAGGGACAATATCACTGACACAATGTGGGATGATTATGTTGCCCGTGGTAATGTGAGATGA